TAACTATCGCTCTTATTATAAGGATGCCATTCAGAACGAAACGGAAAATTCCGTCAACCGCATCCAGATTTTGTCCGACCGGATGGAAGTAGCCTATGAGGAAATGGTCAATATTGTTGTGACATGTTCCGAAAGAAAGTCTTTATTTTCTACTCCCTCTCTGAAACGGTCAGACGGGGAGTCCGCCTATATCAAGCTGTATGCCTCTAATGTGCTGAAGGATTTTTGTGCGATTTCAGGATATAGCAAATATATTTATAAAATTGCACTTTATAACAACGGGGAAGTCCTGCAGGCAGGAAGTGCCTACGGCTCCACTCACGATGTCAATGACATCCAAAATGCGCCCTGGTTCCATGATTTGCTTTCCCGTGAAAATACACAGTATCTTCTTTCCCTTGAGGACAACCCTTTTTCTCCAACGAATTACACCCCAAAGCTTCTTCCTCTTTTAAGACCTTTAAAATATGTATCCGGCAGCCGGCCGGAAGATGCCTGGATATTTCTGGCCATTTCTCCCCGCCTGTTTTCTGATACCCTGGAAAGCATGGGCGATGGACAGATTCTCTATGCGGTCACTTTAGATGGAAGCATCATTTCCTCTGTTAATGGAGATTCTTATGATGTTTCCGATTTGCTGGTCACTTTTAAAAATTCAAAAGAGCCTCAGGGCAATTTCCGCACCTGGCTCAATGGAAAGGATTGCATCATTTCCTATCAGAGACAAGGCATCAGCGGGCTTATTTTCTTTCAGATCCTTCCAATTTCAGACCTAAACCTGGATCATGGCATGATTGGAGGTACCATTGCCCTCATATTCTTTTTCTGCTGCGGCATCGGCCTGACCTTGTCCTGGTTCATAGCCCGCCAGCTGAGCGCCCCGATCAGCCGTTTGAAAAAACGCCTGGAATTCATTTCCCAGGGAAATTTTGACCCGGACCGCTCCATTGAAACAGATGACGAAATCGGCAGCATAGGAAAACAGATCAACCAGATGTCCAACCGGATCTCCGACCTTCTGGAAACCAGAGTTCAAAGTGAAAAAGAAAAACGGGATCTGGAAATCAAAATGCTTCAGGCCCAGATCAACCCCCATTTCCTATATAATACCCTGGATTCTATCAAATGGATCGCGACCATGCAGAAAAACAGCGGGATCGTCCAGGTGGTCACTGCCCTTTCCTCTCTGTTAAAGAACATGGCAAAGGGATTTAATGAAAAAGTAACCCTTCGTCAGGAATTGGATTTTTTGCAAAATTATGTTATTATAGAGAAGATCCGCTATATTGAACTTTTTGATGTGACCACCCAGGTTGACCAGGAAGTTTTATACGATGCCAAAATCGTGAAGCTGACCCTTCAGCCGCTTGTGGAAAATGCCATCTTTAACGGAATTGAACCAAGCGGAAGAAACGGTCTGATACAGATACACGTTTTTTCTGAAAACGGCGTTCTTTATATTACAGTAAGGGACAACGGCATCGGCATTTCCCCGGAAGACATTGAAACACTGCTGACAGATACTTCCCGCATTACGAGAAGCAACATGAGCGGAATCGGACTTCCCAATGTGGACCGGAGATTAAAGCTGGTTTACGGAGAAGAATACGGATTAAAGCTGGAAAGCGAATTAGACCAATACACATTGATTACCATTGCCCTTCCTCTGGAATTTTAGAAAGGGCTGACAAAGGGGTATAAAACAGCATGTACCGAATTATAATTATAGATGACGAGCCGCTTATTCTGGCTGGTATCGCCTCCCTGATCATATGGGAAAACTATGAATGCACTATTATTGGAAAGGCAACCAACGGCCCTTCCGCCTATGACATGATCATGGACCTTCATCCGGATATCGTCATAACAGACATCCGGATGCCCGTACTGAACGGACTGGATCTGGTGGAAAAATGCAAGGAAAACGGCTGTGACTTTGCTTTTATCGTATTAACAAACTTAGAGGAATTTCATCTGGTAAAAAAGGCCCTTTCCCTGGGTGCTTCAGACTATCTGGTGAAAATTGATTTAAATGAGGAAGCCCTTGTGGCCGCTTTGGAACGGGCCAAGGAAGCCTTTGATTTGCTGGCTAATAAGCAGAACCGGCTCCTTGACAGCCAGCTTAAGAATAACCAGGAGGACCTGGCTAAGACAGCGTTCCGCCGCCTTTTTCTTACCCAGGAGGCAGTTCCTGATATCCCTGCAGAGCTTGAGGCGCAGTATCCAACTCCTTTTGTTATCCTGTTTTCCTTAAACCCTATCCATATTGATTTTGAAGCAGGCGGGGGGAGTTATGACCTTCATTCCGTCAGCAGGCAGCTTATGGATATACTGGGCGGGATTGCGGCAAGGTTTTTCTTTCATTATACGGTCCTGGAATACCGGCAGGATACCTTTCTCCTTACAGCCTCTTTAAAAGAGGAGGTCTTTTCCCAAAGCGTTATAAGGGAATTCTGCCAGAAGTTCAGCGTTGCTTTAAAGACTTATTTTGAGCTGTCCGCCGTTTACGGCGTCAGCAGGGCAAAAGAAAAGATTTCAGAGCTTCCCCAGGCATTCTCAGAAGCCATGACAGCACTGGAATATTACTACTTTGATTCTTCATCCCAGGTGGTATTTTACGAAGGACAGTCTTCCAATTCCAGCCATGCGAAGAAGTTCAATATCAATGTATTTAAAAAAGATCTGGCTGCTTATATAAGCCAGAACGACAGCGAAAAGCTGGCCTCCATCTTTGAAGACATCATCACCCTGTTCCGGGATAACAGGCCTCGTAAGGAACAGGCCACCAGCGCCTGCATCAATATTTACACCTATCTCTATTCATTTTTTGAAACAGGGGATGACAGCTATCAGGAGATCTTTCCCTATACCATCAACATTGCAGAGCAGCTGAACAATTTTAACAGTCTGGAGGACATTTTAGAATGGCTGAGAAGCTTCTGCCAAAAGCTGTGCCGTCTTTTGGATGACCGGAAGTCTACCCGTTCCGACAAGCTGGTGGATCTGGCCAGAAGTTACATCAAGGAGCACTACATGGAGAAGCTGACCCTGGCCGATGTTGCGGAAGCTTTAAACATAAGCTCCGGGCATTTAAGCAATACCTTTAAAAAACTCACAGGTACCACCCTGTCTGATTACATTGCCCAGGTCAAGATACAGCATGCCATGGAGCTTATTGATACCCACCAGTACCTGATGTATGAAATCTCTGATAAACTGGGGTTTGATAATCCTTATTACTTCAGCAAGGTATTTAAAAAGGTTACCGGCATATCACCGAGGGAATACGAAAACCGGATCACCTATCCGTTTACAGATGAAGGAAATTAAATCATGCCTCCGGTTAATCTTTTGATCAGACCAGCTTTCAAGGCTTATGCAGATTGCAGGTAAAATCAATTATCTTTTATAATATAGAATGGAATAATCAATGCAAAAAAGAGGTTTCCCCCCTGGCGGCAAATCAACCGGGGGAACCTCCAGCACCATCAAAAGAAGGTAAGATCATTAATCCTTAAATACGATTGAATAATAAAGAATTATTTGTTTACTGCCGCAAGGGCATGTACAGCCTAAGAAAACTGTATTCTCTTGGTTGAAACAAAAACCAAAAAGATGTCCAAAAAAATTAATTAAGAACAAGAAGAAATTCAATTCTTCCTCTAACTCCCTTGTGCTGCAATAAGTGAAAACTTGGGCATACCAAAATTTACATGGTCCTCTGGAATTATCACAGCGTCTAGGAATGTCCCAATCAATATTAAATCTTTCTCTCAGTATTTCTCTCTTTTCTTCATCCGTTTTTCCTTCTATAGATCTCAATACTTCTTCTTTCAATTCTTTTAATTCTTTTCCCTGTATTTTCATAACAGCATTGCGCCCCCTTAATATATACTTACAATATAATAATATTCAATATAATATTTTTTGACACAAGCCCTAATCCATAGTCTTTGTGCTGCAGGGATTGTATTATGGCTGGAAGAACCCAGGGAATACAGGTTCAATCAGGCAGCATAAAAAAAGGGGGGCTACTCTACAGATGATTTTTCATCTGTAGAGCAACGCCCCCTTTTGTAAAACATATGCACTTTCATGAACCTGTAAAACTAATTATCTTTTTCTGTCACATTACGATATAAACAGTTACCTCTTTTTTCACAAATAATCAACATCTTGCTTATAACCGCAGAAAGCAAAAACATGACTATACAAATGCCCGCATTAAAAGCCAAGTATGGAAAAAGACTTCTCATATCTTCAGTTGCCAGTAGTAGAGAAAACCAATCCAGAAAATTAAACAAAAAGTATTTTACGCAGTAAAATGTTATAATCAGTATATAATACTTTTTTAATTGAGGGTACAGTTTCCAGACTACAACAGTAAAAACTACGGCAAAAATCAATACCAATGCCAGATTGGAAGAGTACTCAACTGTTCTTTTCTCCATGCTTCCATTATTTATATGCTCAGCCATTGTGGTTGTAGTATAAACCATATAATTTCCATATATGTTGCTGGTTCCCAATATTATTCCAACTATACCCGTTTTAACTAATGCACAGAGAGGCAAAAAAGTCTTTTTTGTTATCACATGATTCCAAACTTTGAATCGTCTGGCATTTACACAGAAAGCAAACAGAACAACGGGAATGGGGAATAACAGTTGACGTATTGATTTTGTCCAATCCGGGCCATGAATGGAGATAAACAAAACACTGTCAAAAAAAATGTCATGGTCTGTGACAAAATCGTTCACATAAAGGCTCACAGAACTGGAAATACACCAAAACAATAATATTCCAAGAGCATTCATCCAATAGATGTCAATTTCAGAAAAAAATTTCCTTATAAATATGGGCAGCAACAGGGTAAAAGCAATACCCAATACCCAATTCCACTCACTTTGAAAATAAATCAGTCCATAGGAACAGCCAGCTACCGCCATGGTTACAAGAAGTGAGAATAAACATGTTTTCTCTATGTATTTCACAGATGCTCTTTCATCTACCATCATCTCGTCCCATTGCTGCTAATCTTCCCATTATAATTACACGAAATATTAATTTTTCCATTTACATAACTAAGTGATTTTTTTCCTTTACAAGTGTATGTGGCAGTAGCTTTACTGGTCCCATTTCCAGAAATTACAATCTTTTCATCATATACTTCATTCACTCCATCCATATCGGTAACCTGACCTTCCACATCATATACTTCTACTCTTTTATCACTGCTGTCCCATTCAAAACTTGCACTGAGTTCAACAGTCATTTTTGCACTTCCTGTGCCACATACCCTGGTTTTGGTAACATCCTTACTGTCATGAACACGCAATCTCGGATTTTGTGGTTTTACATAGGTCCGCTCAACATATGGCTCACCATTTTCATCGAACCCCCATTCTTCCGATATCAGTATCCCTTTTGCGGCGTCCGGTCCTTTGTCTTCCTTCCTGAAATCTTCCATGGGCGTGGACGCCATCGCCTGAGGTGCTGCCATGGTACTGACAGTTAAGGCCATTAAAATTACTGCTGTTCATTTTTTTAACTTTTTCAATTTAGCAAATCCCTCCTTATATACATTTATATAAACAGGTGTTTGCGAAACTCCAAAACCGTTGAAAATATCATATTATCTAGCTGTAATTAGATCCTTCTCTTCAAAAACTGTGAAAATGCATCTTATTTTACTTTATTTTAATTAGTAATAATCTTATTTTAAGGCTCATAATTATATTTGATCTTTTTAAACTTAGACACATTAATTGTTTTTTGAGTTTCGCGATCACTTCATTTATATAAATTATTAGTTACATTATAATTATACTCTCCTCTCAAACTTTTACAATTTGAATTTATCGACACTATCTGACTATTTTCGACATTATTTAATTCAGATACAAATGGATATGAAGTTATGTCGCTGGTTAATAATATCAATCCCCGTAAGTCCCTTTTGATTTAACCAGCTTTGGCCGGTACCCCGCTGCCGTAAGCGCTGCCATAATCGTATTCTTATGTTCCGTTCCGAATGCCTCCAGGGTAATGCGAAGTTCCACTGCCGCATTCCGGTTG
The nucleotide sequence above comes from Lacrimispora sp. BS-2. Encoded proteins:
- a CDS encoding sensor histidine kinase, with amino-acid sequence MPRTFQYKFLLYNLLVVISIACAVSFYNYRSYYKDAIQNETENSVNRIQILSDRMEVAYEEMVNIVVTCSERKSLFSTPSLKRSDGESAYIKLYASNVLKDFCAISGYSKYIYKIALYNNGEVLQAGSAYGSTHDVNDIQNAPWFHDLLSRENTQYLLSLEDNPFSPTNYTPKLLPLLRPLKYVSGSRPEDAWIFLAISPRLFSDTLESMGDGQILYAVTLDGSIISSVNGDSYDVSDLLVTFKNSKEPQGNFRTWLNGKDCIISYQRQGISGLIFFQILPISDLNLDHGMIGGTIALIFFFCCGIGLTLSWFIARQLSAPISRLKKRLEFISQGNFDPDRSIETDDEIGSIGKQINQMSNRISDLLETRVQSEKEKRDLEIKMLQAQINPHFLYNTLDSIKWIATMQKNSGIVQVVTALSSLLKNMAKGFNEKVTLRQELDFLQNYVIIEKIRYIELFDVTTQVDQEVLYDAKIVKLTLQPLVENAIFNGIEPSGRNGLIQIHVFSENGVLYITVRDNGIGISPEDIETLLTDTSRITRSNMSGIGLPNVDRRLKLVYGEEYGLKLESELDQYTLITIALPLEF
- a CDS encoding AraC family transcriptional regulator, with the translated sequence MYRIIIIDDEPLILAGIASLIIWENYECTIIGKATNGPSAYDMIMDLHPDIVITDIRMPVLNGLDLVEKCKENGCDFAFIVLTNLEEFHLVKKALSLGASDYLVKIDLNEEALVAALERAKEAFDLLANKQNRLLDSQLKNNQEDLAKTAFRRLFLTQEAVPDIPAELEAQYPTPFVILFSLNPIHIDFEAGGGSYDLHSVSRQLMDILGGIAARFFFHYTVLEYRQDTFLLTASLKEEVFSQSVIREFCQKFSVALKTYFELSAVYGVSRAKEKISELPQAFSEAMTALEYYYFDSSSQVVFYEGQSSNSSHAKKFNINVFKKDLAAYISQNDSEKLASIFEDIITLFRDNRPRKEQATSACINIYTYLYSFFETGDDSYQEIFPYTINIAEQLNNFNSLEDILEWLRSFCQKLCRLLDDRKSTRSDKLVDLARSYIKEHYMEKLTLADVAEALNISSGHLSNTFKKLTGTTLSDYIAQVKIQHAMELIDTHQYLMYEISDKLGFDNPYYFSKVFKKVTGISPREYENRITYPFTDEGN